The Prevotella sp. oral taxon 299 str. F0039 genome has a segment encoding these proteins:
- a CDS encoding rod shape-determining protein, with product MGFFSFIQEIAMDLGTANTIIISDDKIVVDEPSVVALDRTNNKMIAVGEKAKLMYEKTHDNIRTIRPLRDGVIADFTACEQMMRGLIKMVHSGSRLFSPSLRMVIGVPSGSTEVELRAVRDSAEHADGRDVYLIFEPMAAAIGIGIDVEAPEGNMIVDIGGGSTEIAVISLGGIVSNNSIRIAGDDLTADIQEYMSRQHNVRVSERMAERIKIHVGSALTDLGDEAPEDYIVHGPNRITALPMEVPVCYQEIAHCLDKTIAKIENAVLSALENTPPELYADIVKNGIYLSGGGALLRGLDKRLQDKINIPFHIAEDPLHSVAKGAGIALKNVDRFSFLMR from the coding sequence TTTATCCAAGAAATTGCAATGGACTTAGGTACTGCCAACACCATTATCATCAGCGATGATAAGATAGTTGTAGACGAACCTTCGGTTGTTGCACTTGACAGAACAAACAACAAGATGATTGCTGTGGGTGAGAAAGCTAAGCTCATGTATGAAAAAACACATGACAACATCCGCACCATACGTCCTCTTCGTGATGGAGTAATTGCCGACTTCACTGCTTGCGAGCAAATGATGAGAGGCTTAATTAAAATGGTTCACAGCGGAAGTAGATTATTCTCTCCTTCTCTAAGAATGGTTATTGGTGTTCCTTCAGGCTCTACTGAAGTTGAACTTCGTGCCGTGAGAGACTCTGCAGAACATGCAGATGGACGTGATGTTTATCTTATCTTCGAACCAATGGCTGCCGCAATAGGTATTGGTATCGATGTTGAAGCCCCAGAAGGAAACATGATTGTCGACATTGGCGGTGGTAGTACAGAGATTGCAGTTATCTCTTTAGGTGGTATTGTGAGCAACAACTCGATTCGAATTGCAGGAGATGACCTTACAGCAGACATTCAAGAATATATGAGTAGACAACACAATGTGCGTGTAAGTGAAAGAATGGCTGAACGAATTAAGATACATGTGGGTTCTGCTCTTACCGACTTAGGCGACGAAGCACCTGAAGATTACATCGTACATGGTCCTAATCGTATCACAGCTCTACCCATGGAAGTACCTGTTTGCTATCAAGAAATTGCACATTGCTTAGATAAAACCATTGCAAAAATAGAAAATGCTGTGCTAAGTGCATTGGAAAACACTCCTCCCGAGCTATATGCTGATATTGTAAAGAATGGTATTTATCTTAGTGGTGGTGGCGCTTTACTTCGTGGTTTGGATAAACGTTTACAAGATAAAATCAACATTCCATTCCATATAGCAGAAGATCCACTTCACAGTGTCGCTAAAGGTGCAGGTATTGCATTGAAGAATGTTGATCGTTTCTCGTTCTTGATGCGCTAA
- the mreD gene encoding rod shape-determining protein MreD produces the protein MTSKTLTNIFLYVLLLLMQVLVLNHIHLFQCATPLLYIYMVIGIRRNIPKWLSLTSAFIIGLIVDIFANTPGVAAASMVLIALIQPYLLLLFINRESPDDLEPTIKTLGVAHFIYFSLPLILIFCLLFFTLETFNFFNWMRWIECVGGSTILTLILILAIENIRKNNG, from the coding sequence ATGACTTCGAAAACACTTACAAATATTTTTTTGTATGTTCTACTACTTCTCATGCAAGTATTAGTACTCAATCATATTCATTTATTTCAATGTGCCACACCTTTATTATATATATATATGGTCATTGGAATACGCCGTAATATCCCAAAGTGGCTTTCGTTAACTTCTGCTTTCATAATAGGTTTAATCGTAGATATATTTGCAAACACACCAGGAGTAGCTGCTGCATCTATGGTTTTAATAGCTCTTATACAACCATATCTGCTTTTATTATTTATAAATCGTGAGAGTCCTGATGATTTAGAGCCAACAATTAAGACTTTAGGAGTGGCACATTTCATCTATTTTTCGTTACCTTTAATTCTCATCTTTTGTTTATTATTCTTTACGTTAGAGACATTTAACTTCTTTAATTGGATGAGATGGATCGAGTGTGTCGGTGGAAGTACAATACTTACATTGATTCTTATTCTTGCAATTGAAAATATAAGAAAGAACAATGGTTGA
- the mreC gene encoding rod shape-determining protein MreC: MRNLLEFLSKYNHWFVFVVLEITSIILLFQYNTYQGSVWFTSANSVAGKVYELSAEVEKYFSLVDVNQQLSLRNIEQERQINILEQRILNTTKDSSSIIVNNKDLFNGFQIIPAKVITNSINENDNLITLDKGRAEGITPNMGVVSGLGVVGIVYMVSEHYSIVLSVLNSKSNISCTIKNKGYLGYLHWNKGASDYAFLDDIPRHAHFRMNDEIITSGYSSIFPQGIIVGKITNAYNSADGLSYRLKVKLATNFSTLRDVFIINNAPMLERIELMRAAQDSIIDN; encoded by the coding sequence ATGAGAAACCTTCTAGAGTTTCTATCTAAATATAATCATTGGTTTGTTTTTGTTGTATTAGAAATCACTAGTATCATACTTTTATTTCAATACAACACCTATCAAGGTAGTGTTTGGTTCACATCTGCCAATAGTGTCGCTGGAAAAGTGTACGAATTAAGTGCAGAAGTGGAAAAATATTTCTCACTTGTAGATGTGAACCAACAGCTAAGTTTGCGTAATATAGAACAGGAACGACAAATAAATATACTCGAGCAACGCATTCTTAATACCACAAAAGATAGTTCTAGCATCATAGTTAATAACAAAGACCTTTTCAATGGTTTTCAAATCATACCCGCAAAGGTTATTACCAACTCAATAAACGAAAATGATAACCTCATAACTCTCGACAAAGGGCGAGCTGAAGGCATTACTCCTAATATGGGAGTTGTAAGCGGTTTGGGAGTTGTGGGTATCGTTTACATGGTTTCAGAACATTATTCTATTGTACTATCAGTGCTTAACTCGAAATCAAACATTAGCTGTACTATAAAAAATAAAGGCTATTTAGGTTATTTACACTGGAACAAAGGCGCAAGTGATTATGCCTTCTTAGATGATATTCCACGTCATGCTCATTTTAGAATGAATGATGAAATTATTACAAGCGGTTATTCTTCAATATTCCCCCAAGGTATAATTGTTGGTAAAATAACCAATGCTTACAACTCTGCCGATGGTTTATCATATCGACTAAAAGTGAAATTAGCAACTAATTTCAGCACGCTTCGTGATGTATTCATCATAAATAATGCACCTATGTTAGAACGAATAGAACTAATGAGAGCAGCTCAAGATTCTATTATAGACAACTAA
- a CDS encoding penicillin-binding transpeptidase domain-containing protein yields the protein MVDYHLEKRRFIIAGIAIGIVLIYIVRLFTLQLLSDDYKKNADSNAFLKKVDFPSRGLIFDRSGKLLVYNQPSYDIMVVMNEESGRLDTMGFCNAIGITKEFFINRMKDIKDRSKNPGYSRFTQQLFMSQISDKEFSVFRERMFRFPGFYIQKRSIRLYQYPYAAHVLGDVAEASPSDIESDDYYQPGDYIGKLGVERSYEKQLRGEKGIQILLRDAHGRIQGSYQNGKLDHRPIAGKDLTLSIDLQLQALGERLMEGKIGSIVAIEPSTGEVLCMVSSPTYDPRLMVGKQRGKNNLALSRNVWKPLLNRSIMGQYPPGSTFKTSQALTYLTEGILTPTSMLSCHHGFYYKGLHVGCHSHSSPLAVTEALSTSCNAYFCWGLYYMIGNKSKYGNVDNAMNTWRDYMVSMGFGYKLGIDLPGEKRGLIPNATFYDKAYKGSWNGLTVISISIGQGEVNLTPLQIANLGATIANRGYYYVPHVVKKVKGEPLDTLYTRKHYTKASRRSYDWVVAGMRSSVIKGTCKSANRADYLVCGKTGTAENRGHDHSVFMGFAPMDKPKIAIAVYVENGGFGADYGVPIGSLMMEQYIKGGLSDSSEKMATDFQQRRIAYGSGDR from the coding sequence ATGGTTGATTATCATCTCGAGAAAAGACGTTTTATTATAGCTGGAATTGCGATAGGAATTGTTCTCATTTACATCGTAAGACTTTTCACTTTGCAATTACTTAGCGATGATTACAAGAAGAATGCTGATAGTAATGCATTCTTGAAGAAAGTTGATTTTCCCTCTCGTGGACTTATATTCGATCGATCTGGAAAACTTCTTGTTTACAATCAACCATCTTATGACATTATGGTTGTGATGAATGAAGAAAGCGGAAGACTCGACACGATGGGTTTTTGTAATGCAATTGGTATTACAAAAGAGTTCTTTATAAACAGAATGAAGGACATAAAAGACCGCTCAAAAAATCCTGGATATTCCCGTTTTACACAACAATTATTCATGAGTCAAATCTCAGATAAAGAGTTTAGTGTATTTAGAGAACGTATGTTTAGATTCCCAGGCTTCTACATTCAAAAGAGAAGTATTCGACTTTATCAATATCCTTACGCAGCTCATGTATTGGGAGATGTGGCAGAAGCATCTCCAAGTGATATTGAATCGGACGATTATTATCAACCTGGTGACTACATAGGAAAGCTTGGTGTGGAGCGTTCTTATGAGAAACAACTACGTGGAGAAAAAGGAATTCAAATTCTATTGCGTGATGCTCATGGAAGAATTCAAGGCAGTTATCAAAATGGAAAGCTCGACCATAGACCCATTGCAGGTAAAGATTTAACCCTAAGTATAGACCTACAGCTACAGGCTTTGGGTGAAAGACTGATGGAAGGAAAGATTGGAAGCATCGTAGCTATTGAGCCTTCAACTGGCGAAGTACTGTGTATGGTGTCTTCACCCACATACGATCCCCGACTAATGGTGGGAAAACAACGTGGTAAAAACAACCTTGCTTTATCTAGAAACGTGTGGAAACCGCTTCTAAACAGAAGTATTATGGGGCAATATCCACCTGGTTCTACTTTCAAAACATCACAAGCTCTCACCTATTTAACCGAAGGTATTCTCACTCCTACAAGCATGTTAAGCTGCCATCACGGTTTTTATTATAAAGGACTACACGTTGGTTGTCACTCCCACTCATCACCATTGGCTGTAACCGAAGCCCTAAGTACATCATGTAATGCCTACTTTTGCTGGGGACTTTACTACATGATTGGCAATAAGAGCAAGTATGGCAACGTCGATAATGCTATGAATACATGGCGAGACTATATGGTTAGTATGGGATTTGGCTATAAATTGGGAATTGATTTGCCCGGAGAAAAACGTGGTTTAATACCTAATGCCACATTTTACGACAAGGCTTACAAAGGCTCTTGGAATGGTTTAACGGTCATTTCAATATCTATTGGACAAGGAGAGGTGAACCTTACACCCCTACAAATCGCCAATCTTGGAGCCACTATTGCTAATAGAGGATATTATTATGTCCCCCATGTGGTCAAGAAAGTAAAGGGAGAGCCACTCGATACCTTATATACAAGGAAGCATTATACTAAAGCAAGTCGTCGTTCTTATGATTGGGTAGTTGCAGGTATGCGCTCTTCTGTGATAAAAGGAACATGTAAATCCGCCAACAGAGCTGATTATTTGGTTTGTGGAAAAACTGGAACTGCAGAAAATAGAGGGCACGACCACTCTGTATTTATGGGTTTTGCGCCTATGGACAAACCTAAGATTGCCATTGCAGTATATGTAGAAAATGGTGGATTTGGAGCCGATTATGGTGTACCTATTGGCTCTTTAATGATGGAACAATATATTAAAGGTGGATTATCTGATAGTTCTGAGAAAATGGCTACAGACTTCCAACAACGTAGAATTGCATATGGGTCAGGTGACAGGTAG